A DNA window from Drosophila virilis strain 15010-1051.87 chromosome 4, Dvir_AGI_RSII-ME, whole genome shotgun sequence contains the following coding sequences:
- the ClpP gene encoding ATP-dependent Clp protease proteolytic subunit, which produces MLKNAGSRLFRGLHAACSTQAPHVRGINLIPMVVEQTGRGERAYDIFSRLLKERIICLMGNITDDISSTVVAQLLFLQSENVNKPIHLYINSPGGVVTAGLAIYDTMQYVKPPIATWCVGQACSMGSLLLAAGAPGMRYSLPNARIMIHQPSGGAQGQATDILIHAEEIIKIKRQLTNIYVKHAKNNYDEMCARMERDHFMTPEEAKTLGIIDHVLEHPPETVADNGPTSDGGPATGKLISSDATEKKRSKQSS; this is translated from the exons ATGTTGAAGAACGCCGGCAGTCGATTGTTTCGTGGTTTGCAC GCGGCATGCAGCACACAGGCGCCCCATGTGAGGGGCATTAATTTAATACCCATGGTAGTAGAGCAAACGGGACGTGGAGAACGCGCCTATGATATATTCTCTCGCCTTTTGAAAGAGCGAATCATTTGCCTAATGGGCAACATCACGGACGACATCAGTTCCACGGTGGTTGCTCAGCTATTGTTCCTGCAGTCGGAAAACGTAAATAAGCCCATCCATTTGTATATCAATTCGCCCGGTGGCGTGGTAACGGCTGGCCTTGCTATCTATGATACGATGCAATATGTTAAGCCACCAATAGCGACGTGGTGCGTTGGCCAAGCTTGCTCGATGGGCTCGCTACTGTTGGCAGCGGGAGCACCCGGTATGCGTTACTCGTTACCAAATGCTCGTATTATGATACACCAACCATCGGGAGGTGCCCAGGGTCAGGCCACAGATATACTAATACACGCGGAGGAGATCATCAAGATAAAGCGTCAACTTAccaatatatatgttaagcATGCAAAAAATAACTATGATGAGATGTGCGCACGTATGGAACGTGACCATTTCATGACCCCGGAAGAGGCCAAGACCCTAGGCATAATTGATCATGTGCTTGAGCATCCACCAGAAACAGTTGCAGACAATGGACCAACATCCGATGGCGGCCCAGCAACAGGCAAGCTCATCTCGTCTGATGCAACAGAAAAGAAGAGATCCAAACAGTCAAGCTAA
- the LOC6628080 gene encoding uncharacterized protein isoform X1, with protein sequence MHCIKIYILFVLPCFCIAQDYEVADVQCTFSTTGSEAEDLITATLKRPVGFKGVPMFADDRSGLKDLNPHCLISKDISDMDERTYNLRINDFTRCGVLKRNGFVHVRIWFPQFPGVVMQSDQELIIMCKPPEPTVIENKAAGFAGSFPHGARVSGIVEEMPNRLEYEVALYKEAPPIARVSGTNNPVSSSNDPSPLLADNDQTVDQAVPLGTKLQLRARISQSVWKYVKLMEVTVSPDPENPLATGAVSLVHNGCRNRELATIIPHQPAKYRDRPNEVFLDFEAFLLSSMKEKATLWIHSQIKACIDMSDCTPDFCVDLYEPSGHGRRRRQIESTTTTPMMQRPAATGNNTSSVSEFKRFKENIEYTVIMPGQVDKKVGFLIDLTQQCRGALLISSFFVLMITFCCSISCMIALRLQTDKKQRRHQFTSGFNTGYSGRAMVQ encoded by the exons ATGCATtgcatcaaaatatatattttattc GTTCTTCCCTGTTTTTGTATTGCGCAAGATTATGAAG TCGCCGATGTGCAATGCACATTTTCTACGACCGGGTCGGAGGCCGAAGATCTGATCACTGCAACACTCAAAAGACCAGTTGGTTTTAAGGGCGTGCCCATGTTTGCAGATGATCGAAGTGGACTCAAGGATCTAAATCCACATTGCCTAATCTCGAAGGACATCAGCGACATGGATGAACGGACATATAATCTGAGAATAAACGATTTTACGCGTTGTGGCGTACTTAAAAGAAAT GGATTTGTTCATGTGCGCATTTGGTTCCCACAATTCCCCGGCGTGGTTATGCAGTCGGATCAGGAGTTAATCATCATGTGCAAGCCGCCGGAGCCAACAGTTATAGAAAATAAGGCTGCGGGATTCGCTGGTTCATT TCCCCATGGAGCTCGTGTCTCGGGCATAGTTGAGGAGATGCCGAACAGATTGGAATACGAGGTGGCACTTTACAAGGAGGCGCCACCCATAGCACGTGTCAGCGGCACCAATAATCCAGTTAGCTCATCGAATGATCCATCTCCACTTCTGGCCGACAATGATCAGACAGTGGACCAGGCGGTTCCTCTGGGCACCAAGCTCCAATTGCGCGCACGCATCAGCCAGTCGGTTTGGAAGTATGTCAAGCTGATGGAGGTAACTGTCTCGCCAGATCCAG AAAATCCACTGGCAACTGGCGCTGTGTCTTTGGTACACAATGGCTGTCGTAATCGGGAATTGGCTACCATAATACCACATCAGCCGGCCAAGTATCGGGACAGGCCCAATGAGGTTTTCCTCGACTTCGAGGCATTTCTGCTCAGCTCAATGAAGGAGAAGGCCACACTGTGGATACACTCCCAGATCAAGGCCTGCATAGATATGTCTGATTGTACACCTGATTTCTGTGTGGATTTGTACGAGCCCTCGGGTCATGGTCGGAGGCGGCGACAAATAGAATCTACAACCACAACTCCAATGATGCAACGACCAGCAGCCACTGGGAATAACACATCTTCTGTCTCTGAGTTCAAGCGATTTAAAGAGAACATCGAGTACACCGTTATAATGCCTGGACAGGTTGATAAAAAGGTTGGCTTCCTAATCGATCTGACGCAACAGTGCCGTGGCGCCCTGCTCATTAGCTCGTTTTTTGTATTAATGATCACGTTCTGCTGCTCGATT AGCTGTATGATAGCATTACGCTTGCAAAccgacaaaaaacaaagaagacATCAGTTCACCTCCGGGTTCAACACAGGTTATTCTGGCCGAGCGATGGTTCAATAA
- the LOC6628080 gene encoding uncharacterized protein isoform X2, translating to MFADDRSGLKDLNPHCLISKDISDMDERTYNLRINDFTRCGVLKRNGFVHVRIWFPQFPGVVMQSDQELIIMCKPPEPTVIENKAAGFAGSFPHGARVSGIVEEMPNRLEYEVALYKEAPPIARVSGTNNPVSSSNDPSPLLADNDQTVDQAVPLGTKLQLRARISQSVWKYVKLMEVTVSPDPENPLATGAVSLVHNGCRNRELATIIPHQPAKYRDRPNEVFLDFEAFLLSSMKEKATLWIHSQIKACIDMSDCTPDFCVDLYEPSGHGRRRRQIESTTTTPMMQRPAATGNNTSSVSEFKRFKENIEYTVIMPGQVDKKVGFLIDLTQQCRGALLISSFFVLMITFCCSISCMIALRLQTDKKQRRHQFTSGFNTGYSGRAMVQ from the exons ATGTTTGCAGATGATCGAAGTGGACTCAAGGATCTAAATCCACATTGCCTAATCTCGAAGGACATCAGCGACATGGATGAACGGACATATAATCTGAGAATAAACGATTTTACGCGTTGTGGCGTACTTAAAAGAAAT GGATTTGTTCATGTGCGCATTTGGTTCCCACAATTCCCCGGCGTGGTTATGCAGTCGGATCAGGAGTTAATCATCATGTGCAAGCCGCCGGAGCCAACAGTTATAGAAAATAAGGCTGCGGGATTCGCTGGTTCATT TCCCCATGGAGCTCGTGTCTCGGGCATAGTTGAGGAGATGCCGAACAGATTGGAATACGAGGTGGCACTTTACAAGGAGGCGCCACCCATAGCACGTGTCAGCGGCACCAATAATCCAGTTAGCTCATCGAATGATCCATCTCCACTTCTGGCCGACAATGATCAGACAGTGGACCAGGCGGTTCCTCTGGGCACCAAGCTCCAATTGCGCGCACGCATCAGCCAGTCGGTTTGGAAGTATGTCAAGCTGATGGAGGTAACTGTCTCGCCAGATCCAG AAAATCCACTGGCAACTGGCGCTGTGTCTTTGGTACACAATGGCTGTCGTAATCGGGAATTGGCTACCATAATACCACATCAGCCGGCCAAGTATCGGGACAGGCCCAATGAGGTTTTCCTCGACTTCGAGGCATTTCTGCTCAGCTCAATGAAGGAGAAGGCCACACTGTGGATACACTCCCAGATCAAGGCCTGCATAGATATGTCTGATTGTACACCTGATTTCTGTGTGGATTTGTACGAGCCCTCGGGTCATGGTCGGAGGCGGCGACAAATAGAATCTACAACCACAACTCCAATGATGCAACGACCAGCAGCCACTGGGAATAACACATCTTCTGTCTCTGAGTTCAAGCGATTTAAAGAGAACATCGAGTACACCGTTATAATGCCTGGACAGGTTGATAAAAAGGTTGGCTTCCTAATCGATCTGACGCAACAGTGCCGTGGCGCCCTGCTCATTAGCTCGTTTTTTGTATTAATGATCACGTTCTGCTGCTCGATT AGCTGTATGATAGCATTACGCTTGCAAAccgacaaaaaacaaagaagacATCAGTTCACCTCCGGGTTCAACACAGGTTATTCTGGCCGAGCGATGGTTCAATAA